The following proteins are co-located in the Corynebacterium kalinowskii genome:
- a CDS encoding nickel-dependent hydrogenase large subunit: MATERVVIDPLTRIEGHLRLELERDGEKISKAWAETTQFRGIETIVKDRDPRDVWAFVGRICGVCTGVHSVASVAAVEDAIGSHPPKQAQLIRQLVLGSHGIHDHVVHFYHLHALDWVNVVSASKADPEKTVEFARSIGSTWKLNSVDKFAKVKKTLEDVLASGQLSIFTNGYWDHPDYRLPPEANLMAVSHYLDALEFQRSMIRISTVFGGKNPHPNFLVGGMACSIDPDKSETVNEVSLNNIREWVKEIDEFVNECYVPDALAIMGVYKDYFDIGKSSDNMMAVGMQGTVYAGKVKDGIPVSTPNKDVKPGIFLDGDFRTIHPFDESKIEEFISSAWYAYEEGDDAGKHPSVGETDVEYTGPKPPYEWLADDPKYTWSKAPRYDGRPMQMGPVARVLLAYAQDEPKTKQLLDTAMLKLGITLEQMNSTAGRTLARAIEAATNADQMINKLLPEFVAGIRDGDIDVFDSTKWEPKSWPKDCSGYAFVEVARGCLSHWVTIEGEKVTRYQAVVPTTWLASGRDPKDQLGPYEEALSGDGKHPLVDPTQPLEPMRTIHSFDPCMACAVHVLDPDGKPLFQVMTS, encoded by the coding sequence ATGGCTACTGAGCGCGTTGTCATTGACCCGCTGACCCGTATCGAAGGCCATCTGCGTCTCGAACTCGAGCGTGATGGCGAAAAGATCTCCAAGGCATGGGCGGAAACCACCCAGTTCCGCGGGATCGAAACGATCGTCAAGGACCGCGACCCACGCGATGTGTGGGCGTTCGTTGGTCGCATCTGCGGTGTCTGCACCGGTGTCCACTCCGTGGCTTCCGTCGCCGCGGTTGAGGATGCCATCGGCTCCCACCCTCCGAAGCAAGCTCAGCTGATCCGTCAGTTGGTGCTCGGCTCCCACGGCATCCACGATCACGTGGTGCACTTCTACCACCTGCACGCTTTGGACTGGGTGAACGTAGTCTCTGCCTCCAAGGCCGACCCAGAAAAGACCGTTGAGTTCGCTCGCTCCATCGGATCGACCTGGAAGCTGAACTCCGTAGATAAGTTTGCCAAGGTAAAGAAGACTCTGGAAGATGTGCTGGCCTCCGGTCAGCTGTCGATCTTCACCAATGGCTACTGGGATCACCCTGATTACCGGCTCCCGCCAGAGGCCAACCTCATGGCGGTCTCTCACTATCTGGACGCCCTGGAGTTCCAGCGCTCCATGATCCGAATCTCCACCGTCTTTGGTGGCAAGAACCCACACCCGAACTTCCTGGTGGGCGGCATGGCCTGCTCCATTGACCCGGATAAGTCCGAAACGGTCAATGAGGTCTCACTGAACAACATTCGTGAGTGGGTCAAGGAGATCGACGAATTCGTCAATGAGTGCTACGTGCCTGACGCGCTCGCAATCATGGGTGTGTACAAGGACTACTTCGATATCGGCAAGTCCTCGGACAACATGATGGCCGTCGGTATGCAAGGCACTGTGTATGCCGGAAAAGTCAAGGACGGAATACCGGTTTCCACGCCGAACAAGGATGTGAAGCCAGGCATCTTCCTGGATGGAGACTTCCGTACGATTCACCCATTCGATGAGTCCAAGATCGAGGAGTTCATCTCCTCTGCCTGGTACGCCTACGAAGAAGGCGATGACGCCGGCAAGCACCCATCAGTCGGTGAGACCGATGTCGAATACACCGGGCCGAAGCCTCCGTACGAGTGGCTGGCTGATGACCCTAAGTACACCTGGTCCAAGGCACCTCGCTACGATGGTCGCCCAATGCAGATGGGCCCGGTCGCACGCGTACTCCTGGCCTACGCACAGGACGAGCCAAAGACGAAGCAGCTTCTTGATACCGCGATGCTGAAGCTCGGCATCACCCTGGAGCAGATGAACTCGACAGCTGGCCGCACGCTGGCCCGCGCTATCGAAGCCGCTACTAACGCCGATCAGATGATCAACAAGCTGCTTCCGGAGTTCGTCGCGGGCATTCGCGACGGCGACATCGACGTCTTCGACTCCACCAAGTGGGAGCCAAAGTCCTGGCCAAAGGACTGCTCTGGCTATGCCTTCGTCGAGGTTGCCCGCGGTTGCCTCAGCCACTGGGTCACTATCGAAGGCGAAAAGGTCACTCGCTACCAGGCCGTGGTTCCGACCACCTGGCTAGCATCGGGTCGCGATCCAAAGGATCAGCTTGGCCCATACGAGGAGGCGCTCTCCGGCGACGGCAAGCACCCACTCGTCGATCCAACACAGCCACTGGAGCCAATGCGAACCATCCACTCCTTCGACCCATGTATGGCCTGCGCGGTCCACGTCCTGGACCCTGATGGCAAGCCATTATTCCAGGTGATGACCTCATGA
- a CDS encoding hydrogenase small subunit, with protein sequence MNFGANWQGKTLADNLELRGVPRRDFLKMCGALAGVYAVGSPLAQMPEAAAQEIADKLGAVKKPNVAWLQLQECTGCMESTIRSGGATVEEMVLELLSVNYNDLVMAASGTAAEQALHDVNKEPHILVVNGSVPLKDDGIYCTIGGKSVEQVLKEAAENATVVLAVGACAVYGSVQAARPNPTGAVGVDEIIKDKPVINVSGCPPIGEVITASLTYILTHDGKAPEVDAEGRPLFAYDQRIHDSCPRRAHFDAGQFVRSFDDEGARNGWCLYEVGCKGPSTFSPCPIVQWNLKSGWPIGAGHPCIGCTEKDFFDKFTPFYKELPNVTGFGIEEPVEKVGLGLIGAAAVGTAIHGGMTLFKSIPVRDSSQDDKTLAAFGDAPVAEKKES encoded by the coding sequence ATGAATTTTGGTGCTAACTGGCAAGGGAAAACCCTCGCCGACAACTTGGAACTCCGCGGAGTGCCGCGTCGAGACTTCCTCAAAATGTGCGGCGCACTCGCCGGTGTTTATGCAGTGGGATCACCGCTGGCACAAATGCCGGAAGCAGCCGCCCAAGAAATCGCCGACAAGCTCGGCGCCGTCAAGAAGCCGAATGTTGCCTGGCTCCAACTCCAGGAATGTACCGGCTGCATGGAATCCACGATCCGCTCCGGTGGCGCAACTGTAGAGGAGATGGTTCTCGAGCTGCTTTCGGTGAACTACAACGACCTCGTCATGGCAGCCTCTGGTACGGCAGCTGAGCAGGCATTGCATGACGTCAACAAGGAGCCGCACATCCTCGTCGTCAACGGCTCGGTCCCGCTCAAGGACGATGGAATCTACTGCACCATCGGCGGAAAGTCGGTCGAGCAGGTCTTGAAGGAAGCGGCCGAGAACGCCACGGTTGTCCTCGCCGTTGGTGCGTGCGCCGTTTATGGATCCGTTCAGGCGGCGCGGCCAAACCCAACCGGAGCGGTCGGCGTCGATGAAATCATCAAGGACAAGCCAGTCATCAATGTCTCCGGCTGCCCACCGATCGGCGAAGTGATCACCGCCTCTCTGACATACATCCTCACGCACGACGGCAAGGCCCCCGAGGTCGATGCCGAAGGGCGCCCGCTGTTCGCCTATGATCAGCGCATTCACGATTCCTGCCCACGTCGCGCCCACTTTGACGCCGGTCAGTTCGTCCGCTCCTTCGACGATGAAGGTGCCCGAAACGGTTGGTGCCTCTACGAAGTCGGCTGTAAGGGACCTTCCACCTTCAGCCCCTGCCCGATCGTCCAATGGAATCTCAAGTCCGGCTGGCCAATCGGCGCGGGGCACCCGTGCATTGGTTGTACGGAAAAGGACTTCTTTGACAAGTTCACGCCGTTCTACAAGGAACTGCCGAACGTAACTGGCTTTGGCATCGAGGAACCGGTGGAGAAGGTCGGCCTGGGTCTGATTGGGGCAGCGGCTGTCGGTACTGCCATTCACGGCGGTATGACGCTATTCAAGTCCATCCCAGTCCGCGACTCTTCCCAAGACGATAAAACTCTGGCCGCATTCGGCGACGCCCCTGTGGCAGAAAAGAAGGAAAGCTAA
- the hypB gene encoding hydrogenase nickel incorporation protein HypB, whose protein sequence is MGRFHRHDDGTVHSHDHDHEHHDHDHDHGEHVHLDHIDPATSEHGDHSGYETGRERIVVLEDIFAENDHLAAHNREAFDQHGVHCINLMSAPGSGKTSVLQKTLEALQGKVRVGIVEGDIETAIDADRLEGYGAQISLLNTGNGFGGECHLDAPMVAKALKGLDLSKLDLVLIENVGNLVCPAEFEVGEHRKAMVYSVTEGEDKPLKYPVMFRSVEAVVVNKIDLLPHLDFDMELFTANLEKVNPGVKIFHVSAKTGEGMDAWIKWVSAPNGLD, encoded by the coding sequence ATGGGACGTTTCCACCGCCACGACGACGGCACCGTGCACAGCCACGATCATGACCACGAGCATCACGACCATGATCACGACCACGGCGAGCACGTCCACCTCGACCACATCGACCCAGCTACCAGTGAGCATGGCGACCACTCCGGCTATGAGACCGGCCGCGAGCGCATCGTGGTGCTCGAGGATATCTTCGCCGAAAACGACCACCTGGCTGCGCACAACCGCGAAGCCTTTGACCAGCACGGCGTGCATTGCATCAACTTGATGAGCGCGCCGGGTTCTGGAAAGACCTCGGTGCTGCAAAAGACCTTGGAAGCGCTACAAGGCAAGGTGCGAGTCGGCATTGTCGAAGGCGACATTGAAACCGCTATCGACGCCGATCGGCTCGAGGGCTACGGGGCTCAGATTTCTCTGCTCAACACCGGTAACGGTTTCGGTGGCGAGTGCCACCTGGATGCGCCGATGGTGGCGAAGGCGCTGAAGGGGTTGGACCTGTCCAAGCTTGACCTCGTGCTCATTGAGAATGTGGGCAACCTGGTGTGCCCTGCGGAGTTTGAGGTGGGCGAGCATCGCAAGGCTATGGTCTACTCCGTGACCGAAGGTGAGGACAAGCCACTGAAATACCCGGTCATGTTCCGCTCAGTAGAAGCCGTGGTGGTCAACAAGATCGACCTACTGCCACACCTGGACTTTGACATGGAGCTGTTCACAGCGAACCTCGAGAAGGTGAACCCAGGGGTGAAAATCTTCCACGTGTCAGCGAAGACAGGTGAGGGAATGGATGCCTGGATCAAGTGGGTTTCTGCCCCGAATGGGTTGGATTGA
- a CDS encoding hydrogenase maturation nickel metallochaperone HypA — MHEVALSTQLARAVSRAAKGAKVYSVRMQIGALRQVVPETLEYAWGFVIKDTELAGATLDIHWVPLSVTCPNGHETQLDDLDFTCPECGQPAEVTAGNEFTILDIEVARS, encoded by the coding sequence ATGCATGAAGTTGCACTCAGTACCCAGCTCGCACGTGCCGTTTCCCGCGCCGCGAAGGGGGCCAAGGTTTATAGCGTGCGGATGCAGATCGGAGCGCTGCGCCAAGTGGTTCCTGAGACATTGGAATACGCCTGGGGGTTCGTCATCAAAGACACCGAACTCGCCGGAGCGACATTGGACATACACTGGGTGCCGTTAAGCGTGACGTGTCCGAACGGGCATGAGACGCAATTGGACGACTTGGATTTCACCTGCCCGGAATGTGGCCAGCCCGCAGAAGTTACCGCCGGCAACGAATTCACCATCCTCGACATTGAAGTAGCAAGGAGCTAA